The following are encoded in a window of Desulfosporosinus sp. Sb-LF genomic DNA:
- a CDS encoding ASKHA domain-containing protein encodes MEITILPNRSMTMEENETLMQALVRHRLPVQNICNGKGTCGKCKVRIKGNLVSLPSDLDLKHLNETEIIAGVRLACSVIPEEGMVIELDFLESQDRKEGVLQDMKANSLDPGFEKVHVKISEPTLNDERGDWDRFVDALDSATNRSYNKTSLYALNAISDVLRADAFALTATVTKDEVIDIEAGDTTNRLYGVAVDIGTTSVAVALIDLNQGTVMKVVSAENGQTVYGADVISRITFARESQENTLSLGSAIRRTINHLLEELFAKTDVRNNEIFKMTIVGNTTMHHLFIGLEVAHLAVSPFVSVTNKPLEFTAKELGIEINSQGKVFLLPNIGGFVGADTVGAIVGAPSVLGSGNHLLIDIGTNCELFLKTKHKMMACSTAAGPAFEGAGIIHGMRAKQGAIEGITITENGVNCKVIGGQEPIGICGSGLIEGIDEMRKAGIINKQGKIVDPERAQDLSPELVKRIRMGERGREFVLTYGIDQGFDVTLNQKDIGELQLAKGAVCAGIKTLVEMAGITVPELDSVTLSGTFATYLKPHNILNIGLVPDIPSERIKMVGNAAHVGAIRALLDHHELTMAEELYRKISHVELGGSSTFSNYFMDSMYLERLS; translated from the coding sequence ATGGAAATAACGATACTCCCCAACCGTTCCATGACAATGGAAGAAAATGAAACTTTAATGCAAGCGCTTGTTCGACATCGATTACCCGTCCAAAATATTTGCAATGGCAAAGGAACTTGCGGCAAATGTAAAGTACGGATAAAAGGAAACCTCGTCTCTCTGCCAAGCGACCTCGATTTAAAGCATCTCAATGAAACTGAAATAATAGCTGGTGTACGTCTCGCTTGTTCAGTGATACCTGAAGAGGGCATGGTTATTGAACTTGATTTTTTAGAAAGTCAGGATCGCAAAGAAGGTGTCCTTCAGGATATGAAAGCGAATAGCTTAGATCCGGGTTTCGAAAAGGTGCATGTAAAAATCAGCGAGCCCACTCTAAACGATGAACGCGGAGACTGGGACCGTTTTGTAGATGCTCTTGACTCTGCCACAAATAGGAGCTATAACAAAACAAGTCTATATGCTCTTAATGCGATTTCAGACGTTCTAAGAGCAGATGCATTCGCCCTAACCGCAACCGTTACAAAAGATGAAGTAATAGATATTGAAGCAGGGGATACGACAAATAGGTTATACGGTGTCGCAGTCGATATTGGGACTACTAGTGTGGCGGTGGCCTTGATCGATCTGAACCAGGGAACAGTAATGAAAGTTGTTTCTGCTGAAAATGGACAAACCGTTTATGGTGCAGATGTAATTTCTCGTATTACCTTTGCTCGAGAAAGTCAAGAGAATACTTTGTCTCTAGGCAGCGCCATTAGGAGAACTATAAATCACTTGCTGGAAGAGCTTTTTGCCAAAACAGATGTGCGTAATAATGAGATCTTTAAGATGACGATTGTTGGCAACACGACAATGCATCATCTCTTTATTGGTTTAGAAGTCGCTCATCTAGCGGTATCACCGTTTGTTTCCGTTACTAACAAACCACTGGAATTTACAGCGAAAGAATTAGGAATTGAAATTAATTCGCAAGGGAAAGTATTCCTCTTACCGAATATAGGAGGTTTTGTTGGTGCAGACACTGTTGGGGCCATAGTCGGAGCCCCCTCGGTTCTTGGATCAGGTAATCATTTGCTAATTGACATCGGAACCAACTGCGAACTATTTTTAAAAACTAAACATAAGATGATGGCTTGTTCTACTGCGGCTGGACCAGCTTTTGAAGGTGCAGGCATTATCCATGGAATGAGAGCAAAACAGGGAGCCATTGAAGGGATTACCATCACCGAAAATGGAGTGAATTGTAAAGTAATCGGAGGTCAAGAACCAATCGGAATTTGTGGATCGGGTCTTATTGAGGGGATCGATGAAATGAGAAAGGCTGGGATCATTAACAAACAAGGGAAAATCGTTGACCCTGAGAGAGCGCAAGATCTTTCACCAGAGCTTGTTAAGCGAATTCGAATGGGTGAAAGAGGGCGTGAATTTGTCTTAACGTATGGCATTGACCAAGGATTTGATGTGACCTTAAATCAAAAAGACATCGGAGAATTACAGTTGGCTAAAGGTGCTGTCTGTGCAGGGATCAAAACCCTTGTTGAAATGGCAGGCATAACCGTCCCAGAGTTAGATTCGGTGACGTTATCCGGAACCTTTGCTACGTATCTCAAACCCCACAACATTTTGAATATTGGTCTTGTCCCAGATATCCCTTCTGAAAGAATAAAAATGGTTGGCAATGCCGCTCATGTAGGCGCAATACGGGCTTTACTAGATCACCATGAGCTGACTATGGCTGAAGAATTATATAGAAAGATTAGCCATGTTGAATTGGGCGGTAGTTCTACTTTCTCCAACTATTTCATGGACAGTATGTACTTAGAACGATTGAGTTAA
- a CDS encoding methyltetrahydrofolate cobalamin methyltransferase, whose amino-acid sequence MLVVGELINASRKAIGEAIKAQDVEYIQKVAKDELEAGADYIDVNAGIFVGKEPEYLQWLVKTVQEVVDAPCCIDSPDPKAIEAALSVHKGIAMINSISLEKERYDALIPVVAGTDLKVVALCMSDEGMPETMDARLKIAEKLIEGLVKNNVPLNNIYVDPLVQPVSTNNTFAVEFINSVEAIMTRFKGVHTICGLSNVSYGLPVRKFMNHAFAIMAIGKGLDALIINPLDKMMMASLITAETLAGRDDYCVKYLKAFRNKQFEFLG is encoded by the coding sequence ATGTTAGTTGTTGGAGAATTAATTAATGCAAGTCGTAAAGCCATTGGGGAAGCTATCAAAGCGCAAGATGTCGAATATATCCAAAAGGTGGCTAAGGATGAACTTGAAGCTGGCGCAGATTATATTGATGTTAACGCTGGTATCTTTGTTGGTAAGGAGCCAGAATATCTGCAATGGCTTGTGAAAACGGTTCAAGAGGTAGTTGATGCACCCTGCTGCATAGATAGCCCCGACCCAAAAGCAATCGAGGCTGCCCTGTCTGTACACAAAGGGATTGCAATGATTAACTCAATCTCACTGGAAAAAGAACGTTACGATGCGTTGATCCCTGTCGTTGCAGGAACTGACTTAAAAGTTGTAGCACTTTGTATGAGTGACGAGGGTATGCCTGAAACCATGGACGCTCGCCTAAAAATTGCCGAAAAACTCATTGAGGGGCTCGTCAAAAACAATGTACCGCTCAATAACATTTATGTAGATCCCTTGGTTCAACCAGTCTCTACAAACAACACCTTTGCTGTGGAATTTATAAATTCCGTTGAAGCTATCATGACGCGGTTTAAAGGGGTTCATACAATTTGCGGACTATCAAACGTGTCATATGGACTACCAGTACGGAAGTTCATGAACCATGCCTTTGCTATTATGGCTATTGGCAAAGGGTTGGATGCTCTCATCATTAACCCCTTGGACAAAATGATGATGGCAAGCTTGATTACGGCTGAGACATTAGCTGGCAGAGACGATTATTGTGTAAAATATCTCAAGGCATTTCGTAACAAGCAATTCGAGTTCTTAGGCTAG